The Phaseolus vulgaris cultivar G19833 chromosome 10, P. vulgaris v2.0, whole genome shotgun sequence DNA window ATGTCAAAGATTTCTACACAGACCCTTTTCAGCCTAACCTCTCTTTTGCATATGGTCATTGGAGGAGGAGCCACAAAGGTGGTGGGGGTGGTGGTTTTATTTGCTTAGCCTTTTTTGTGTTTCTTTTGCAAGCTTTGGCTTCTGCCATTCCGCCTGTTTCAGGGCAGTTGTGGGATGGGGTGGTTGTCACTCAAGCTGATTTTCAAGCCCTGAGGGCTATTAAGAATGAGCTAATTGACTTCAAAGGGGTTCTCAAGAGCTGGAATGATAGTGGTCTAGGTGCCTGTTCAGGGTGGGCAGGAATCAAGTGTGTGAATGGTGAGGTTATTGCAATTCAGCTTCCTTGGAGAGGGTTAGGAGGCAGGATCTCTGAGAAAATTGGCCAACTTCAGTCTCTTAGGAAGCTCAGTCTTCATGACAATGCTCTTGCTGGTCCAGTTCCTTTGTCACTTGGCCTCCTTCCTAACCTTAGAGGGGTTTATCTCTTTAATAACAAGCTTTCAGGTTCTATCCCTCCTTCCCTTGGCAATTGTCCAATGCTTCAGTCTCTTGATGTTAGCAACAATTCCCTCAGCGGTAAAATCCCTCCCAGTTTAGCGAGATCTACTAGGATACTTAGGATCAATTTGAGCTTCAACTCACTTTCTGGATCCATTCCTAGCAGTTTGACTATGTCTCCTTCTCTAACCATTCTTGACCTCCAACACAACAACCTCTCTGGCTCTATCCCAGATTCTTGGGGTGGTGCTGGAAAGAAGAAAGCTTCCCAGCTTCAAGTTTTGACCCTTGATCACAATCTCATTTCTGGAATCATCCCAGTTTCTCTAGGCAAGCTAGCTTTTCTTGAAAATGTTTCTTTGAGTCATAACCTGATTGTAGGGCCTATTCCAAGTGAACTAGGTGCACTTTCTAGGCTTCAAATTCTTGATCTTTCAAACAATGCCATCAATGGCAGCCTTCCTGCTAGCTTCTCTAACCTCTCTTCTCTAGTTTCATTAAACCTTAATAGCAATCAACTTGCAAACCATATTCCAGATTCTTTGGATAGGTTGCACAACCTTTCTGTGCTTAACCTGAAGAACAATAAGCTTGATGGCCAAATCCCACCAACAATAGGGAACATCTCAAGCATTAGCCAAATTGATTTTTCTGAAAACAGATTAGTTGGAGGAATTCCAGATACCCTTACCAAACTTGCAAATCTCAGTTCATTCAACGTCTCTTACAACAACCTATCTGGTCCTGTCCCATCTCTACTTTCCAAAAGATTCAATGCTAGCTCTTTTGTTGGAAATCTTGAACTATGTGGGTACATCAGCTCAAAACCTTGCCCTTCACCCTCTCCTCATAATCTTCCAGCTCAATCACCACAGGCTCTTTCTAAGCCTCACCACCGCAAACTAAGCACCAAGGACATAATCCTCATAGTAGCAGGTGTTCTTCTGTTGATTCTGTTATTACTCTGCTGCTTTTTGTTGTGTTGTTTGATCAGGAGAAGAACTGCTTCAAGCAGAAAGAGTGGCAAAGCTGCTAAGGCTGCAGCATCTGCTAGAAGTGTTGAGAAAGGTATTTCAGCTGGTGGTGACGTTGAATCAGGAGGTGAAGCTGGCGGGAAACTAGTTCACTTTGATGGGCCTTTTGTGTTTACTGCTGATGATCTTTTGTGTGCAACTGCGGAGATAATGGGAAAAAGTGCATATGGAACAGCATACAAAGCAACACTGGAAGATGGTAACCAAGTTGCTGTGAAGAGGTTGAGGGAAAAGACTACTAAAGGGCAGAAGGAGTTTGAAACTGAGGTTGCTGCACTTGGCAAAATCAGACACCCAAATCTCTTAGCACTTAGAGCTTACTATTTAGGACCAAAAGGAGAGAAGCTTCTTGTCTTTGATTACATGACAAAAGGAAGCCTAGCATCATTCCTTCACGGTAAGTAATAAGCAGTATTTAGAGTATCTCATGGGTTAATATTTAATCTTTAAACTGGTTCTGCcattgcttctgatactgtAGGCCATATCTTGTAATGTTGTGTTCTTCTGATGCTGATATGATATATTTAAGATATACATCAATTCTTCATGGTGAGTACTTGACTGTAATTAGAATGTGTTGTATCATTGATTCTGAAGCCTATATACATGAATTATTCCTGCATGCTATGTACTAAATAGTGATTAGAATGTGTTGTGTCATTGCTTCTGATACTGATATGTGATACATCTGATTCTAACAAATGCAGCTCGTGGGCCTGAAATTGTTATTGAATGGCCAACAAGGATGAAGATAGTTATTGGAGTCACTAGGGGCTTGAGCTACCTACATAGCCAAGAGAACATTGTACATGGGAACCTCACATCAAGCAACATACTATTGGATGAGCAAACAGAAGCCCACATAACAGATTTTGGTCTCTCAAGGCTGATGACAACTTCTGCCAACACCAACATCATTGCCACTGCAGGAAGCCTTGGATACAACGCACCAGAGCTTTCAAAGACCAAGAAGCCTAACACAAAGACTGATGTGTACAGTCTTGGTGTCATCATGTTGGAACTCCTAACTGGAAAGCCACCTGGAGAGCCAACCAATGGCATGGACTTGCCCCAATGGGTTGCCTCCATAGTGAAGGAAGAGTGGACTAATGAAGTGTTTGATTTGGAACTCATGAGGGATGCACCAGCCATAGGGGATGAATTGCTTAACACGTTGAAGTTAGCACTGCATTGTGTGGATCCATCTCCTTCTGCCAGGCCTGAAGTACACCAAGTTCTGCAGCAATTGGAGGAGATCAAACCAGAGTTGGCTGCAGGGGATGATGAAGCTACCAAGGTCCAAACAACTGAGTAAAGGGTTGATGTTGAGAGTGTTGTGTGTGTTGAGGAAGAAGATTACTTTGATTACTTGAATTACTGGGGAAACTATACatgttttattctttatttatttgttcATTGAGTTTTTGTGTATATAGAGTGAGAATTATTTTACACTATGTATTCTTTTTTAACTTCGAGAAATAATGCATGTTTGAATATCTGATTGAGTTTACCTCATTCAATGCTATTACTTGATTCTTTTTCTTCAATGCATCTTGTAACCTTCGCACATTTCTCATTCGCAATGATGAAAAAGAGTTGATGTTATATCACTGTAGCATTCAGTACATTTGCATCTCCAATTCATTACAAAGTAGAATGAACTCATGTTAGTCTTATTCTCTTAAGGAATGCAACCTTGTTGAAGAGACAAACTACTTATATTTAGATTGTACAAGTTAAAAGTTTGACAAAGATACtataatatatttaactttattCATTTAATTGTATTAACagtaaatcatattaaaaacatgAAAGTTCAACCTTTCCAACAATTCAACTTACTACTTTCAGGTTAAACAGAATAGATTTTAAAAGTCTAACAAAGTAAAtcctaattagttattatttcttttatatacaTATTAATTTGTTATCAACCATTTTGATAttagatttttgaaaattcgtaattttagttaatttttagttttacaTACGTTTACTTATttgcttttatattttaattaactaaaaattatttgttaatagtacatattaatttattatcaacCATTTTGATAttagatttttgaaaattcgtaattttagttaatttttagttttacaTACGTTTACTTATttgcttttatattttaattaactaaaaattatttgttaataGTATCTTAAATGAATAGCAAATGGGTTAAATGTAGAATTTAATTAaaccaaataaaagaaacaacaaatcattggacaaaaattattattttttaattagagatcaaatttatgataaaaaaagtaGACAGCTAAAATCATGCCAGAAATTAAGAAGactaaaattacaatttaagatgttttatttacataattttttccCTATTGTGGCTCTTTAGATAATTTCTGTTTGGGGACAAAAGGAAGCATACCCTAAAAAAGATAACTCCAACTCATCAGCCaattattgctgataaaaaaaaaacaaaaactcatcagccaataacaataacaaaattaGATCTACATTAATTGATTGACTCTATTTACTGCAACATGAACCACCTACTTTTCTTCCCATATACATGAAAGAAACAAGAGATTGTACAATATAATAAGGTTTTAGAAATTTAGAAGTTCATAATCCATGAAAATACCACTTTGTTTCCTTCCCCATTACTTTTTATTGCTGATATTTTGTAAAATAGTAATTTTACATTAGTTATTTGAATGAAATGATGtgacaatttattttatatcagTTTAGCTTcttaatcaatataaaaaaaatgttcttttaTACCGTTATTAGGTTaacaaatataagaaaaaaatccGATTAGTTAACACATTAACGATCTTCTGACaataattcaaaatctttcatgtataatatacaatcataatcattataatatatatgtatctttttatacttcatactcattggacaaagaatctttttatcctcataattacgattaggtagagtatttccatCTGAGAACATATTCTTTaacaactgaagcaatttcgtgaagcttttatcagttcatccatttattgccttcaaattcatcaatcttaacatcgtcaacaaccgtgtgaagttagttgatccaggatacaatgaaatatctgcatcgcttgacatacttcctTATCCATGCGCTTCtgcaaaagactcagctcccgcatcacgaatcatgtcctccaatcgatcatcatctacatcatcatgtactgcatcatccatggtggaccccacatattcatcagttacggaaacacgtggtaaatttaataattcaccatgccatgtccaagttgtataagatcgaagaaacacATCACATAGAAAGTGCTCCCTGATTTTCTTAACATctagtatccttccattcaaacaattaacgcacggacacctaatctttgctccatcatgaccactattattcgcattacgttgtgcaaattgtataaattcttctactcctcttttgtactcatcacttatgcgaacataattaattcaatttcgatccattatattctGTAATCATCATTAAGGTGTTTGCTAATGAGTATTCTATCTCACGTTtaccgagggtcgaacacccccagattcaataccatcaattgccaagggtcgaacaccctcggactcaataccaacacgATAATTCTCTTCTAAACTAAGAactaacataataaaaaattaataataaatactaaatataaaaattaaaaatcattaaattaattataaatatcaaataatataaatctatCTATCctctaataatttaataattctattataacctaaaaacaaaaataatataaattttaaaaaatacaaattataaaaaataaaaaataaacaaattaataacattaaaaaaaattcaaaaaatttaaagcaCCACCAACCTTGTGCGTGAAGGCAACGGTGGTGGTGAAGAGTGGCGCGGGACGGGTAGCAATGGTGGTAGCAGCAGAGGCGGTAGTAGCGACAGAGCAAATACGACATAGTGAAAACCCAAAACAACAGGCAATGAAACAGTGGTGACCTTCAagcaatgcaagaaaacaaacaagtaaGAGAAACGAAAAAAAATAAACCAATGGTGAAGGACAAAGAGCTTGAAACGAACTTACAATGGCACGAAGAAGACAATAAAGGCTCGCaagagaagagaggaagcaCAAGAGcagaaacagagagaaaacAAAGTGCCAAGAAGAAAGCAAAGTATGAAAGCGTATGATATGAGTTGATTattagatgttttcatttacgatgacacttttacttaagattgagattttaacaattaagggtgaggacctaaggaagattcccactggacagaacttaaccaagtggttaagtaaaaggactcctagaacactaaagAACATATTACTCAAGGCAAAGAAGCAAGGTAAAGGACATTCAAAAAGAGAAATAATGCTATTGAATAAGGTAAATGCCGAATCTAAAAGCAAGAAAGTAAAGGCTAAAATTAAAAGTGCTTGAAAGtaaagacaagaaattaaaggtgcttgaatgtaaagacaaggaattaaagatgcaagaaaataaagttCCAATCAACTCTAACAAGATAAGCTCAAAAACCAAAGCTCtaaataccacatgatgtgagttgatttttagatgttttcatttatgatgacacttttacttaagatTGAGATTGTAAGTATTAAGGGTGATGACCTAAgaaagattcccactggacacgaacttaaccaagtggttaagtaagtgtgaaggttcacttcataGAGACAAAGATGCAAAAACAAGATATAGTGAGGATGAGATGCAATTTGCGGAATTGAAATGGACACAAGGtaaacatcaatggtggtcatggccCCCCAAATGATGCACCACACTCATAATTATGAATGAAACCCAAGAACAACAAATAAGAAAACTAAGAGACAAAAACATaaatggaatggagaaatggaaggaaaatggaatgagaaaacttatgatggtgggtgagaaatgtcacACCATTTGGAGTGTGATGTGCTCTGAGATGAGTGTgttggccgccacttgagagcttcccaaatccactcaagataagacctcaaacctaaggagacataagcctcactaagagctcacacaatttgtgcagagtttctttacttcattcaaattcaacttgtaaaatacaatgggtagacctcctatttataggtgaaagagccttggaaaacaaacAAGAGGGGTAAGatgggaaaaaggaaaaaatgggcagccgtagggtttgactaagtcaaacccgcaccctaggcttgtccttctaggaactaggtcaaattgccttcctaaagggctaggaacaagctaaaatgatacctacaccccctattacactaaagacaccttattctagcctatctttgttatttggacccctaaagtgagtccaaattatttacaaacatattttattatttacaaaccattggagcttcaacaagagttccttcctataaggaGGAGGAATAAACCACGTGTGcatacatgctttcaaatcataCAAAGAGACCACAGCTAGCCAATCATGTTCATTATAGTTTGTTGCCACCATTGGATGACATAGTTTAAAAAACTAAGGAAGCTAACCTAACCTTATACACATTAAAGAGATGTTCAACTTTAgcttcccattctaaatacaaagGGACATTagacccactaaaactaggtaactttacaaaatcaaaagaatGTTATGGTTGTTGTTGGTGTTGATGGTGCCGTTTGTCAAAATTGTGCACTCGCCAATCATGTTCTTTGACTCCCATAGTGCATGAAATGTCTAGTTGTTCTTGgcggctcccatctcctttcttGAGTTTTCCTTGGTTGAGCTTCTTCTAGTCTTTGCAATCTTTTCGCTAGTTGGCTTATTTCCTCATCTTTGTGGACCATTCGCTTCTTGACCTTCACAAGTTCTCCCAAAAGGTGGGCTTTGTGATGTGATTGGGGTTTTGAAGATTCACCTAAAGACAAATGACCCATAATGTTTGCACAAGGAatcaaacaattagtgaaaaaaGAAGTTAGAATATACTCTCTCAAGTTTGCATCACTTTTGGTGAAAAGAAATCAAGAGGAGAACACTCAAAGCACTAAAAAAGAATTTTATCCTCTTAAAAAGGTCTATCTTGGTGTTGAAAATATTCTCAAGTGAAAGAGGAAAAAGCCAATAACACTTGATCTTAAAGAAccacaacaaaatttaagaaatttgaAGAGACAGACAAGAAAAGCTCAAAacaagaaagctaaaccaaattttgagaaaagggattatgacaaaacttgtaaaggaagacaagcaagaaaaaggcacacaaaaagactctaagatacttactaaacttttaacaatgaaactttctttagaaatttgtcaaagcaaaaggataaaaattccacaatgttgaaatcaatttgccaatcaagatgaacccaaaattttgattttgcCCTTTGAAAGATTggaacacaattttttttttgtgcaaATTCCCTTGctcttctctttttcttatACTTGTTCTTGGATTATGGAAATGAAATGTCCATAGTTTTTTTAGCATGCATATTTTCATATAACTCCAATTATCACAAAAAGTTTGGGATTCAAATTAATTGATCACTTGAAGTcttttgtttggaacttaaatctacttctactaaaacaaaTTTCCAATTACTTATAaactttcacaattaaaagcaagtaagtagaggaaaaattataaagactcctagaacactaaagAACATATTACTTAAGGCAAAGAAGCAAGGTAAAGGACATTCAAAAAGAGAAACAATGCTATTGAATAAGGTAAATGTCGAATCTAAAAGCAAGAAAGTAAAGGCTAAAATTAAAAGTGCTTGAAAGtaaagacaagaaattaaaggtgcttgaatgtaaagacaaggaattaaagatgcaagaaaataaagttCCAATCAACTCTAACAAGATAAGCTCAAAAACCAAAGCTCtaaataccacatgatgtgagttgatttttagatgttttcatttatgatgacacttttacttaagatTGAGATTGTAAGTATTAAGGGTGAtgacctaaggaagattcccactggacatgaacttaaccaagtggttaagtaagtgtgaaggtttaCTTCATAGAgacaaagatgaaaaacaagatatagTGAGGATGAGATGCAATTTGCAGAATTGAAATGGGCACAAGGtaaacatcaatggtggtcatggccCCCCAAATGATGCACCACACTCATAACTATGAGTGAAACCCAAGAGCAACAAATAAGAAAACTAAGAGACAAAAACATaaatggaatggagaaatggaaggaaaatggaatgagaaaacttatgatggtgggtgagaaatgtcacACCATTTAGAGTGTGATGTGTTCTGAGATGAGTGTgttggccgccacttgagagcttcccaaatccactcaagataagacctaaaacCTAAGGAGACATAAGtctcactaagagctcacacaatttgtgcagagtttctttacttcattcaaattcaacttgtaaaatacaatgggtagcCTCTAGTAAAttggcagccttagggtttgactaagtcaaacccgcaccctaggcttgtcattctagaaactaggtcaaattgtCTTCCTAAAGGGTTAAGAACAAGTTAAAATGATACAtgcaccccctattatgctaaaggcgcCTTATTATAGCCTACATTTGCTAGTtagacccctaaagtgagcctaaattatttacaaacatattctatttgtttaaaaagaccaaaaggaagaagtTCTAATATTCGggtttatagcttcttcttttgttgattcTTTCTCGAGGCTTGATGGGGTCTGACTTTGTatcttgagatgactgacccttttgggaagtgcttgttgtgtccttagttATCTGTCAGTTTGTATCAGCGTAAGTGACACACTTCAGAGTTAGgataagaaatgttttaagaatGCGACTATTAGGTAAAACTGCATTCTTAAACAATGTgatttgatttaagaatgcagTTATTAGGTAAAACTGTATTCTTAAATAAAGCGCTTTATTTAATAATGCAACTATTAAATAGTTGcatttaagttaattttaaaaatatcaccTTTTGAATGACTGCGTTTAtcattgtttttatattttttagtaatgATTGTTATTTACCTCATCATAATTCTTATTAGAGTTCTTCGATACACACAAATGCCcatgatataaaattaaatgcacatgatataaaattataaaatattcatcTGGCATCTAATTAAGTAATATACTAActttataatttgttaaaacaTTATGATTATCTTTATTCAActgcattttattttaatcaagtaTACATAGCTCACTTATCaacattttaaatatgaaaGGCAAAATTAAATCAACTtggttataaaaatatataaatttaaactgAACTATATTTGAAATGAATAATAGCATTATAAGTATAACATAATGTTAAATTGTAGGAGATAAAACCTTTTTATTTTGTGATTGGCCTTAATCATCAACCACCATATAAGAATATGATATCTCGAGTAGATCTTTTGAGTTCCAATAACGTAAGATACACTTTATTTAgtttaataatgataattttgGGAAATtgtaattaagaaaataaaaattaatggatgtaatataaatattaatatatattagttaagttaattaatatactaatatttcaatatatatatatatatatattaatcaattaatattaatatattatattatatagcctttatatatttaattatattgtaaaaaatatttcatatattgTTAGGGAGATGAAAGAAAACTGAATAGACTCTACATTGGAACTGCGCGAAGTCATAAATTACATACAtagaatatagaaaaaaatgatacaaaGTAGTGTATGACATTAAATTCTTTGATAACATGAAAAGAAATACATTTACCTCCACATATGAGTATTTTGCCTTGAATGTCAAAACAAAAGTTGAATAAAGcgttatttcattttaaatattctgCCCAGTTTATGGGAAAGCAGAAGAGACTGTACTCTATTTCAAATGTAATTTTACATTGGATGTAAAATGTTTGGAAGCAAATAAGTTACTATTTACGTGATCCTTTTTCATCCTTAATGAATTTTCAAACATGCACAACTATTATATCTCAACTACGTTATATTATATCATTATcactacaaattattttaataaaagtttattagtGCAGTTTAGTAAAACCTCTAATAGGACGCGAGAGGAGAAGTTTTCTAAACCTCTAGTAATACAGAGAGTTAGTAGAGGTTTGAATTCAAACTCTAGTCTCTCTCCATGAAATTGTCAACAGTATGTTTTACAAGATTAAATTTTTCGAAGTTGTCTATTGGAGATCCTACATCCACTATAGATTagaatatttcattatatataagtggtgcaaacttcaccttataagtcagttttatggtattgagttaggcttaagtTTACTTCGTAAtagtcatttaaaatttatcctaacgtgttggagatcccatgaTTAAGATATTTCActgtatataaatgggtgcaaacctcaccatGTCGTGTTTATGTTGACTTATGTTTGTTCATGTTTCCTGCGAGTTTATTTGAGTATGTGTTTGAAGGTTCGGATTCTTCATGGTTGAAGGTTTGGAAACCTGCAAATAAAAGGATTCGCACATGCAAGTGGACATTGAGAAAAACGCACAGGATGTAAGGTCTTAGTGGATTCTTAACGCTCCTGAGCCCCAAGTCCATGGCA harbors:
- the LOC137818785 gene encoding probably inactive leucine-rich repeat receptor-like protein kinase IMK2, translated to MGHNSCHVKDFYTDPFQPNLSFAYGHWRRSHKGGGGGGFICLAFFVFLLQALASAIPPVSGQLWDGVVVTQADFQALRAIKNELIDFKGVLKSWNDSGLGACSGWAGIKCVNGEVIAIQLPWRGLGGRISEKIGQLQSLRKLSLHDNALAGPVPLSLGLLPNLRGVYLFNNKLSGSIPPSLGNCPMLQSLDVSNNSLSGKIPPSLARSTRILRINLSFNSLSGSIPSSLTMSPSLTILDLQHNNLSGSIPDSWGGAGKKKASQLQVLTLDHNLISGIIPVSLGKLAFLENVSLSHNLIVGPIPSELGALSRLQILDLSNNAINGSLPASFSNLSSLVSLNLNSNQLANHIPDSLDRLHNLSVLNLKNNKLDGQIPPTIGNISSISQIDFSENRLVGGIPDTLTKLANLSSFNVSYNNLSGPVPSLLSKRFNASSFVGNLELCGYISSKPCPSPSPHNLPAQSPQALSKPHHRKLSTKDIILIVAGVLLLILLLLCCFLLCCLIRRRTASSRKSGKAAKAAASARSVEKGISAGGDVESGGEAGGKLVHFDGPFVFTADDLLCATAEIMGKSAYGTAYKATLEDGNQVAVKRLREKTTKGQKEFETEVAALGKIRHPNLLALRAYYLGPKGEKLLVFDYMTKGSLASFLHARGPEIVIEWPTRMKIVIGVTRGLSYLHSQENIVHGNLTSSNILLDEQTEAHITDFGLSRLMTTSANTNIIATAGSLGYNAPELSKTKKPNTKTDVYSLGVIMLELLTGKPPGEPTNGMDLPQWVASIVKEEWTNEVFDLELMRDAPAIGDELLNTLKLALHCVDPSPSARPEVHQVLQQLEEIKPELAAGDDEATKVQTTE